TGAGATCGTGGGACCCTTTCCGGAACGCACCCCGCTCAATGCCCGGATACTGGGCACGGTCGAAAAGGCCGACTACCGGATGGAGAACATCGTCTTCGAATCGCAGCCGGGGTTCTACGTCACATCGGCGCTTTTCCTGCCCAGACACCTGTCCGGACCGGCACCAACCGTGCTTTATGCCAGTGGTCACTCGCCAAGCGGGTATCGGACCGGGTACATGCGTACCATTCTCAATCTCGTCAAGAAGGGCTTCGTGGTCTTCGCCTGGGACCCCGTCTCCCAAGGCGAGCGCATGCAGTATCTGGACGACACCGGCAAGCCGCGGGTGGGTGACAACAATCTCGAGCACGCCTACATCACCCAGCAGGCGATGCTCACGGGTTCATCGCTCGCCCGCTACGTCATCTGGGACGGCATTCGCGCAGTCGACTATCTCCTCACGCGTCCGGAAGTCGACCCGAAGCGTCTCGGCATGGCGGGGCGGTCGGGAGGCGGCTTCCAATCGCTCTACATTCCCGCATTCGACGAGCGGATCCTCGCGGCGGCGCCGGAAAACCATGTTTGCAACAACACGCGCATTCTCCAAAAAATCGGCCCCCGCGACGGCGAACAAAACCTGTTTCACATGTTCGCCCGTGGGATCGACCACCCGGACCTGCTGACCGCACGGGCGCCCAAACCGGCCCTGATCATCGCGACAGCAAATGACCTCTTCAACATCGAGGGCACGCGCGAGACCTTTCGCGAGGTGAGCAGGGTCTATCGCGCCATGGGGGCGCCGGAGAACCTGAAACTCGTCGAGGACGACGCCGGACATGAGCCCACAACCCGGAACAGCGAGGCCATGTATGCGTTTTTCCAGGCGCAGCTCAACAATCCGGGCTCATCCAAGATCGAAGCGGTGGAACTGCCGACCCAGGACGAGCTGCGCGTGACCCCCACCGGACAAGTCCGCACTTCGTTGAAGGGTGAAACAGTTTCGAGTCTGACGCGGCGCGAGGCCGATCAACTCGTCACCCAGCGTCAGGACGGAATCTCCGCGTCAGGCTTCAAGCCGGCAAACGTGGTGGAGGCGGCCAGACAAATGAGCGGCTACCGACCGCCCAATTCCGCGGATCGGCCCGTGCTGACAGGCCGCGGCCACCGCGAGGGATGCGTGATCGAGCGCTATTTCGTCATGGGCGAGGGCGACTATCCCATTCCCTACGTTGCGATGCTGCCCGAACACCCCAATGGACGCGCGGTGCTCTACCTTCACCCGCAGGGCAAGGCGGCCGATGGCGGCAAGGGCGGGGAAATGGAGCGGCTTGTCCGACTGGGCTACAAGGTGCTTGCACCCGATCTGGTTGGAACCGGAGAGGTCGGTCCCGGGATTTCCGCCGGAGGAAGGTACCCCGGTCATCCGGCGAATTCCGGTGTCAACTACAAGACCTGGTATCTGGGAATGTTCATCGGCCGCAGCGTGCTGGCTGTTCGCGCCGCGGATGTCGTGAAGCTGGCCGCCATCCTGAAGGCCGAAGGCAGCTCAGACGTGTCAGCCGTGGCCTACGGCACGATGGGCCCGCTGCTGCTCCATGCAGCCGCGTTCAGCCCGGATATTTCCCGCGTGGCGCTGATCGATTCCCTGAGTTCCTACCATTCTGCGGCCGCCACGGAGTACTATGCGCCCCGGTTCATAGAGACCTTCGTGCCCGGCGTCCTGCGGTCCTACGATCTTCCCCTGCTCGCGGCGGCCCTCGCGCCCCGGCGAATCATTTTGCACAACACGGTGGATGGCGGCGGCAGGCTTCTGCCTGTGGAAAGCGTGAAGCGCGAGTACGCCCTGGCCTTTGCCGCCTTCGGCTCCGCGAAATCCGAAAACAACCTCGTGGTGGGCGCGGGCGAGGACTTGAAGGCACCGATGACCCGGCTGTTGAATGATTGAAGGAACCACAATGATGCAATCTCCACGTCTCTCATTTCTTGCCCTTGCCCTCAGCACGATGCTGGGCACGGCGGCGGGCGACACAAAGCCGGTCAATATTCTCTTCATCCTGGCGGATGACCTGGGCACGGCGCCGGTCAGCGCCTACGGTGGCGACTACTACCACACGCCGGCCATTGATTCACTGGCAAGCGACGGTCTGAAGTTCACCGACGCCTATGCGGCGTGTCCGGTGTGCTCGCCGACACGCGCCTCGCTGATGACCGGCCAGTATCCCGCGCGCACTCACATCACGGATTTCATTCCGGGAGGGTCGTTCCCCCTGGCGCGCCTCACGCAGCCAGACTGGCAGAAGTTTCTGCCGCTCTCCGCCACGACGATTGCCGAGGTCCTTGCGCAACGCGGCTACGTGACGGCGTTGTTCGGGAAGTGGCACCTTGCCCGCGGATATTTTCCACCTGAAAGCGTGGCCGAGGGGCCGGATCGCCAGGGTTTCGCCGAGACCTACATCACGCAGAAACCCAAGAAAGGCGACGATCCCGAGGCGGATGCGCACAAGGTCGGGTCGATCACCTCGCATGCGCTGGACTTTCTCACGCGCCACCGGGACGAGCCGTTTTTCCTGGAGCTGTCCTACAATTCCATTCACTCGCCGATCATGGCGCCGCGTGCGCTCGTCGAAAAACACCAAAAGCGTGCGGGGTCGGACCAGCCTCAGAACAATCCGGTCATCGCCGCGATGATGGAGGAACTCGACAATTCGATCGCACGGGTGCTTTCGCACCTCGATGCGCTCGGACTGCGGGATCGCACGGTTGTGATCTTCTACGGCGACAACGGCGGGCTGCTGGCCGACGCCGCGCAGACACCCTGGCGCGGTGGCAAGGCGCGGTTGTATGAAGGAGGGATTCGCGTTCCGCTGCTCGTGCGCTGGCCGGGAGTCATTGCTCCGGGCCGGATCAGCGCCACGCCGGTGACGACGGTTGATTTTTTCCCCACATTCCTCGAACTCGCCGGAGCGCCGGCGCCACGCGGCGTGCCGCTGGACGGCGTCAGCCTGGCGGGACTCTGGCGGGGGAGCCCGGCACCCGCTCGCGAGGCGATCTTCTGGCACTACCCACACTATCACGCCGCGGGATCCGGCGGCCCAGCCGGAGCAGTGCGGTCGGGCGATTGGAAATTGATTGAGTACTACGAATACACCCTGGCACACACCGGCCGGGCTCCCGAATTGTACAACCTGCGATACGACCCCGGTGAAACGCAGAATCTCGCCGCGCAGGAATCCGCCCGGGCAACCACCCTGCTCGCGCTGCTCGCGGCCCATCGCACAGCCACGGGCGCACAGATGCCAACCGTGAACCCCGCCTATGATCCGCCGAGGACCAAGGCACCAACCGCCAGGGCTGTCGAGCATTGAGACACAGGCACAAGGCAACCTGAACGGCCCCTCTAATTGATTTGTTGCCGCGGTAATCCAATCCCCTTTATCCGCCGCTCATCCGTGCCGATGACAATCGGGCAAACGCAGACTTGACAATCCACACAACCCCCGGCACCTCCTTTCGTACAACGGCAATGTCCCTCGCTCACTCGACGCACTTTACCAGCCTCCTCGCCCACGCCTCCGTGGTCGCCGTCGTGTCCGTTATTATCCGAGCACCGAGAGGGAGCTGACGTCCAACCTGACTTTCGCCCCCTTCGGTGTCTCACCGAAGGGGGCTTTTTTTTGCCCCGACGGTGAACGACGAGGGGAGCGGCAACAAAAAAACACAACCGCCTCCCAACCATGTATACGTTCCTCGGCCTTCCCAAGCCTCCCATTGATGACGACGAGACAGACGACGACAGTCGACAAATGAAGCGTCGCAGCGCCCGCCCGCTGCCATTCCTCGCCACCTGCGAAATCGCACAGAATCACGACCTGCTCGTGATGAACCTGCGCGAGGACCTCACCGACACATTCCAGGGAAACTTTGACATCGACTTCCCGTGAACACCTCCGTCACCGCCGCTCGATCCGCATCTCAATCCTCCGCATCCCCTGTCTTTCGTTATGCCACGCGGACGTCAGGCTTCAAGGCCAGTGCCATCCGGGAAATCCTGAGATACACGGAGTCGCCGGACTTCATCTCCTTCGCCGGCGGTTTGCCCGCCCCGGAGTTGTTCCCGGTGGAGGCCATCGCGCGCGCTTCCGCCACCGTGCTTGCGTCAGACGGGCCTGCGTCGCTCCAGTACGGCGCCACCGAGGGCTTCCTGCCGCTGCGCGAATGGGTCTGCCAGCACCTTTCCGCGACGGCGGAACTGCACACCTCGCCGGACCAGGTGATCATGCTGCACGGATCCCAGCAGGGCCTCGATCTCATCGCGAAGGTGCTGCTCAATCCGGGGGACACGGTTCTGACGGAGAATCCCGCCTACCTCGGCGCCCTTCAGGCCTTTCGCTCCTACGAGGCAAGGGTCGTGGGCCTCGACTCCGACCAGCATGGACTCCTGCCCGACGCGCTGGAGCATCATCTAAACGGAACAGCCGTCCTTCCAAAATTTCTGTATCTCAACCCAAATTTTCAGAATCCCACAGGCACCTCCCTCACCCAGGAGCGTCGCAGCGCCATCGCGCAGATTGCCGCGCGTCACTCGGTGGCTGTCATTGAGGACGATCCCTACGGCGAACTGCGTTTTGCAGGCACTGCAATTCCAGCGCTGAGCGCGATTGAAGCGGGTCACGCGTGGATCTACCTGGGAACCTTCAGCAAGATTCTCGCTCCCGGTCTGCGCGTGGCCTGGATGGTCGCGCGCGATCGCATTTTCATGGATCGCGTCGTGACGGCTAAGCAGGCGACCGATCTCCACACCGCGGCCTTCAACCAGCGTGTCATCTGGGAAACTGTTCGCCACGCGGGCATGCTCGACAGACACGTCGGTCAACTGCGCGAGACTTACAGCCGGCGGCGGGCAGTGATGCTCTCAGCCCTTCGCCGTCACTTCCCCACCGACTGCACCTGGACGCAGCCGGATGGAGGACTCTTCCTCTGGGTGACAACAGCGCCTGGTGTGGACACCCTCGACCTTCTCCAGCACGCACTCGCCCAGAAGGTCGCCTTTGTTCCAGGAGCACCCTTCTGGGTTGACCGCGCAGTCAAAAACACGCTGCGCCTCAACTTCAGCAACGCCAGCGAGGAACGGATCGATCAGGGAATAGCCCGCCTCGGCGCAGCCCTGGCGGCTGTTCCTGCCGCCGCAGCCTGAGCAATCAATTCCCTGGCCGGGGCATGAAGCCGGACTATTCCGGACTCATGACGCGCCAGGCAGCAAACCTGTTGTTTCCGCGTCAGGCGAAGCCGCCCCCCGAAACCAGTCCGAGTTCGCGACGCCGCTTGGCGCGGTCCCGTCCGGCCTTGATTGCATAGCCGGATCTCCGGTGCTCGGCTATAGGATCGTTCGGCAGCCCCTTCTGTCTGCGCCAGACTTTCAAAGCAGGCGCGACATCGGTGAAAAACGCCCTTTTCAGCTCCAGCTCCGCAGCCACCACATCATGCGCCTCCTGCGCCTTGCGCAGCGCCTCGTGGTCAACGAGCGCGGCCTTCGCAAAAAGCTCCTGCGCCATCATCACGGTCTGCAGTGTGGCCTCGATCTTCGGCTTCTCGTTGTGACACTGGTCGATCATGTAGGCGATCTTCGGCGCCTTGCCACGCTCAACCGAGAAGCTGTGAATCTCGTGAAAGATGCGGAAAACCTGGTACGGATCGATCGATCCAAGCGTCAGATCATCGTCCGCGTAACGCCGGTCATTGAAGTGAAAGCCTCCAAGCATGTCTTCATCGAGCAGGAAGGCGACGATCTGCTCGATGTTCTGGCCGGAGTAATGGTGGCCGGTGTCCACGAGGACCTTCGCTCGCCGGCCGGCCTTTTTGGAGAGCACGTACGACATTCCCCAGTCAGCGATGTCGGTGGCGTAGAAGGCCGGCTCGAACGGCTTGTACTCAACCAGCATTGTCTGATTCGGCGCGAGCTTGCGATGCAGCGCCTTCAGCGCCGCCTCAAAGCGATGCTTGCGGTCGCGAATGCTCTCCTGCCCCGGATAGTTCGTGCCATCCGCAAACCACAGGGACAGGTACTCGCTGCCGACCGCCTTCCCGATCGCAATCGAGTCATAACAATGCTGGAGCGCGCGTTCGCGCACCGCCGCATCCGAGTTTCCAAACGACCCCCACTTGTATTCCTGGTCCTGGAAGAGATTCGGATTGATCGCTCCAATCCTCACGCCATGCCGCTCGGCCAGTTTTGCCACCGCCTTCGGATCCTCGCCGGGTTTGAAGTCCCACAGCACGTGCACGGCCACCGTGGGGCAGCATCCCGTTAGCGCATGGACGTGACCGCTGTCGGCCAGCTTGTCCGCCAGGTCGATCGCCGCGGCATCCTGAAGGAATTTTCCAAAACGCGTTCCGGTGTCAGCGAAGCCCCAGGAAGGCACCTCGACATTGAAGTTGTTGAGTATTGGCAGGAGGCGGGAGACGAGTGCGGAATTGGCTGCAGCCATGGCGTTGTCAGGAAAAGAAAAGAAGCATTTTTTGATGTCTCCGCACCTGCGGGACATCGAATTTCAAGTATTCGCCGCGCCATCCAAAATGGCAAGGCCTTCAGTAACCTCGCCCGTTCCAAAATCGTCTTTCATGCGTCGAACAAAAAATTTTCAAAGCGCGATGCGTTCGCCTGTTCGCATGCGTCGCGCTCTCGCAGATTTGCAAACCCTCAGCTTGTAAGCAACGGTGCACCTTTTCGCTTTGGAAGGCGTTCCCACTTCCGTCACGCTTCAATCTTCTGCCCCGTCGCGGTACTCCGCCAGGTGCGGACCTGCCCAACAAGATCTGCCGCAACCACCTTGAACCCGCACCCTCCGCGCCCATACCGCCTCGCACTTGCACTGCTCGCATCCTGCGCAGCCACACTCGCCGCCCCAGCCGCCAAATCCGTCGATCCGGCGCCCGCCGCACAGACAAAGCCGGATTCCCCAAAGTCGCGCACGGGTTTGGTCGTCGGCGAAAACAAGGCCACTCCGGTCAGCCGCATCAAGGCGGCGAACGGCTTTCAGGTCGAGCTTCTCTACTCCGTTCCGGGAGACGAGCAGGGGTCGTGGATCAATCTTTGCCTTGATCCCAAGGGAAGAATCTACGCCGCGGACCAGTACGGCGGGCTCTATCGCTTCACACCTCCGCCGCCCGGCAAGGTCCTCAGTCATTCGCAAATCGAGCGGGTCCCAGCAAATATTCGCGCCGTCAACGGCATGGTCTGGGCCTTTGGAGCACTCTACGTGGGCGTCAACGACTACGAACAGAAAATTCCCAGCGGCCTGTATCGCCTGACCGACTCCGATGGCGACGACCAGCTGGACAAGGTGGAGTTGCTGCGCGAGATGACCAGCAAGGGAGATCACGGCGTGCACGCCGTGCTGCTCACAGAGGACGGGAAGGGACTTTACCTCGTGTGCGGCAATGGTGCCAAGCTGACTGAGATCTCCCCTGACTCACCCGTTCCGCAGATCTGGGGCGAGGACCAGCTCCTGCCGCGCATTCCGGACGGCCGCGGATTCATGGTCAATGTCCTCGGGCCGGGCGGCGTCATCTATCGGGTGACACCCGACGGCCGGCGCTTCGAGGCCGTTGCCAGCGGTTTCCGCAATGTCTTCGACGCCGCCCTGAATCGCGACGGCGAACTGTTCACGTTCGACGCCGACATGGAGTACGACTTCAACACCTCCTGGTACCGCCCCACGCGCATCAACCACGTGGTCAGCGGCGCCGAGTTCGGCTGGAGAAACGGCGCGGGGAAACGCCCCGACTTCTATGAGGACAACCTGCCCGCAGTCATCAACATCGGACCGGGTTCGCCAGCAGGCACGGTGTTTGGCTACGGGGCGAAATTTCCCGCCCGGTATCAAAATGCGTTCTTCGGACTTGATTGGAGCTGGGGCAGACTCTACGCGGTTTTTCTCGAGCCTGACGGAGCGACCTACAGGGCGACAAAGGAGGAATTCCTCTCCGGCACCCCGCTTCCATTGACCGACGCCGTCATTCACCCCGGGGATGGCGCGATGTATTTCACCATCGGCGGCCGCCGCGTCCAGAGCGGCGTCTATCGCGTCACCTACCACGGATCGGAGTCGACGGCCCCCGTGGCGCAGCGATCGCATGAAACTCCCCTTGCAATCCTGCGACACCGCCTCGAAAAACTTCACCACAGCTCCAGCCCCGAGGGCATTGCCATTGCCTGGCCCAGCCTGGGCCACGAGGATCGATTCATCCGCTGGGCGGCGCGCACCGCCATCGAGCACATTCCCGTCGCCGCATGGAGGGATCGCGCGCTCGGGGAACCCGATCCCTCCAGCCGCGTGGAGGCGCTGCTCGCGCTTGCCCGCGCCGGAGGCATCAGTCCGCCCCATCGCGACGACAACAGCCCGCCGGTCGATCATGCGCTCGGGCGACGGCTGCTCGACTCCCTGGTCGAAGTTGACCTCAGCCGCCTCGATCCGCAGCGCAAACTGGCGCTGGTGCGCACAGCGCAGATCATCCTGCACCGCTTCGACATCTTCCCTTCCGCGCTGACCAAGCCGCTCAAGGCGAAGCTGGATCCGCTGTTTCCCGCCGAAACTCCGGAAATGAACTGGCTGCTCTGCGAGACGCTTGTCTATCTGCAGTCGGACTCCGTCGCGCAAAAAGCCATGAAGCTGATCGCCGACGCACCCACGCAGGAGGAGCAGATCGAATACGCCCGCTCGCTTCGCATGCTCAGGCACGGATGGACGCTGCAGACCCGCAAGGCTTACCTGGAGTGGTTCAATCGAGCCGCAAACTTTCGTGGCGGGGCCAGTTTCAAGCAATTCATCGCCTTCATCCGCACCGATGCGCTCGCAACATTCTCCGAGGGCGAAAAGGAGGCGCTCGAGGATTTGATCAACAAGGCGCCAGAGGTGCGGAGCGTCATCGAGACCTTTGGCGACGTCTTTGTCGGACGCACGCCCCGCGATTGGAAACTGCAGGAGCTTGCACCCGCTGTTGAATCAGGGATGAAGAACCGGAATTTCGAAAACGGCCGCAGGATGTTCGGCGCCGCAGCCTGCGCAGCCTGCCATCGCTTCAACAACCAGGGCGGAATGACCGGCCCGGATCTCACCGGCGCAGGCGGACGCTACAGTCCGGCCGATTTGCTCGACCAGATCCTGAATCCGAGCAAGGAGATCAACGAGCAGTTCGTTCCGACCATCCTCACCAGGGAAAATGGTGAAACAGTCGTCGGCACGGTGGTCAATCTGAAGGGTGACAATGTCATCATCAACACCGACCCATCGAATCCGAACGCCATCGTCTCGGTTGATCGCAAGCAGGTGAAGAGCATAGAACCGTCAAAGGTGTCACCCATGCCGCCGATGCTGCTGTCATCAATGACCGAGCCGGAGATCCTCGATCTGCTCGCGTACGTCCTCAGCGCGGGGGATCGAAACAACGGGATGTTCAGAGCAGGCGGAAGGAGCGACTGACTGCCGGCTTCCCTGTCGCAGCTCACCAAGGAAACGGCCGTTCGTGTTGTCACGTCCCAGCAAACACCTTCTGGCTCTCGCAGGTCTGCTTGCGGCCTCGGTCGGCTGGGGAGCCCCATCGAAGCCGACGCTCTCCGGCCGCAAGGTGGACACACTTTTCCGCTCCTACAACGGGGATCCCGCTGCGCTCTCGCGCGACGGAGGCATGCTCGCCTACGTCGTGCGTGACGAGCGGCAGCTTGCCGTCGCCGTGGTGGACCTGGACCAACGGGAGAAACCGCGTGGCAGGATTCTCCTGAACGAAAGATCGGATGCGGCGGTGACTCACCTCGAATGGGCTTCCCCGCATCTGCTCGTGCTCGTCTCTGCAACTCCCGCCATCTTCAGCCTGGACGTCTCCACGCTGAAGAGTCAGCGGGTGCTGGACTCCACAACGTTCAACGATCCGGACAGCACAACCTCGCGCCCGCCGCGATTTGTCGGACTTGTTCCCAACGAGCCGGGCATGGCCTGGGTCGAGGGCATCTCGCAGGTTCCGGGCCTGTCGCAGCTCGACATGGACATGGCCGCAGGCGGCGATTTATCGACCGATCAGTCCGGTCAAACCTTCGACGATGGCAACTCCCAGACAACGGCCGACCCGCAGTTGGACACCTACAACATGGAGATCGATGACGTGCAGGCGTCCCAAAGCTCCGTAAGGTGGGTGGAACTGGTGAAGCTCGACCTGTCCACCGGCAAGACCAAGAGCCTTTCAAACCTCAGTGTCAGCCTCGACGGCACCCTCCTCTATGATCGACAGGGCAAACCACGGATCATGCAGGAGCAGACGGCGCAGACGCAGCATTTTCTAACCCTCAATCCAAAGAGGAGCCTGTTCAGCAAGTGGCTGGATATCGACCGGCTTCTCGGGAAAGGTCATGCGCTCGAGTTCAAAGTCACACCCGAGAACTTCCTGGCCCATCGATCATTCCCTCTCGCATTCGACACGAACCCCGACCTTTTCTACTATGCGTCCAATGTCGGACGCGACACCTATGCGATCTTTCAGCTCAACCTGAAGGATGGGTCCACAAGGGAAATTACAGCGTCTCCGGACGGTTTGGATCTCGCGGATCCGGCCCAGCCGATGTCGGAGTGGAACATGGTCTTCGATCGGAAGACCGGCGCGCTGCTCGGCGTCCGCGCCGCTTCGCCGCATGCATCCACGATCTGGACGGATTCCGATTTCTCCGCGATCCAGGAGGCGGTGCGTCGGAAATTTCCTGGCCGGGCCGTTGAACTTGTCGATGGGGATGATGCCCGGGCGAGGTTTCTCGTGCTCGTCTCCAGTCTGAATGATCCCGGTCGCTATTTTGTCTACTTCAAGGCCACGGGAGAATGCCTCGAATGCGTGCGGCGCGCTCCCTGGCTGAAGCGGGAGGAGGCGAACACCACGCGCGCCTTTCGCTTCACATCGAAAGCAGGAAATGAGGTTTCCGGTCGCCTGACCCTGCCGCGCGCGACGCTGCTCAACGTGGCTCCGCTGGTCGTCTGGTGCGGCCTCGGACCAGGCGCACTCGATTCCGACGAGTTCAGCCGGCAGGCGCAGGTATTCGCCGACCTCGGGTGCATGGTGCTCGAGGTCGACTACCGCGGTTCGGGCGGGCGCGGCGTGGCCCATCGGCAGGCGATCACCGCAGCCTTCGATCGGATTCCCCTCGAGGACATCCTCGCCGCCATGGATTGGCTGCCGTCCGTGCGAACCTATGACGCCCGCCGCGTTGCCATCGGCGGTTCGGGCTTCGGCGGATTTCTCGCACTGCGCGCCCTCGCGCTCCACCAGGGAAAGTTCCGCTGCGCCGTCGCCGTGAACGCACCGACGCGCCTGGATCAACTGGCTGAGGAACCGGCAGGCGAACGCATGGAGGACATGCGCCGGTTCAGCGATCAGACCCAGTCCTACATGAAAGCCCTGTCCAATTGGAAACCCGGCCAGGGGCGCATGCCAACCATGCCCATGATGGAGCCGCGTCCGATCAACTTCGGGCTCGAATTGAATCGCTGGCTCTACAGCCACGGAGCGACAAGCGTGAAGGACATGTCCGTGATCGCCGACGCAAGGCTGATCAATCGTCCCATTCTCCTGCTGCACGATCCAGACAGCCCCTCCGTCTCCTTCGAATATCCCAAGGCACTCAAACGCGCGCTCGGGCGCCAGGGTGTCGACTGTGTGTTGAAGGAGATTTCCGGGGGCTTTGCCGCGGGCAATCCCGCATCCCTCGGCACAGCCTTCGACGCCATCGGCGAATTCATAGCCGACCAGTTCTATAAATTCGACGTGGAGGTCGGTGAGGCCCGGGAGCAGAAATGAATCCTTCGCGGCGATCCTTCCGTCCGGTCCTGCTCCTCATCGCATTCGCTGCGAACTGCCTGGCGGCGTCCCCAGCCTCCGCCCAGACCGACGCCACGAGTGAGCGCGTGATCGAGCTCCCTCCCCTGCTGGTCGAGGAGCCCGCCAAGCCTCTCCGCTGGCGGTACGTGGAATTCCCCGGAATCGAGGTGCTCTCCGTCGTGTCGGACGGCGACACAAAGACCTTCCTTAAAAGGTACCACAACCAGTCTCAAATTCTGCAGTGGATCCTGCCGTCGCGGCTTCAGGGACGGTCCTCCGTGCCCGACGAATACATCCTGTTCAACGACAACCTGACCCGCGCCCACTCGCAGGAGGTCATGAAGACAATGATGTCGAGCCAGCGGGAGGCCGCGCGACGCAAGCTGTCGCAGGAAGGAAAGGAAGCTGGGGAGCCGGACTTCGGACGCAACCGCTCCCGCGCACC
This genomic window from Opitutaceae bacterium contains:
- a CDS encoding prolyl oligopeptidase family serine peptidase, coding for MLSRPSKHLLALAGLLAASVGWGAPSKPTLSGRKVDTLFRSYNGDPAALSRDGGMLAYVVRDERQLAVAVVDLDQREKPRGRILLNERSDAAVTHLEWASPHLLVLVSATPAIFSLDVSTLKSQRVLDSTTFNDPDSTTSRPPRFVGLVPNEPGMAWVEGISQVPGLSQLDMDMAAGGDLSTDQSGQTFDDGNSQTTADPQLDTYNMEIDDVQASQSSVRWVELVKLDLSTGKTKSLSNLSVSLDGTLLYDRQGKPRIMQEQTAQTQHFLTLNPKRSLFSKWLDIDRLLGKGHALEFKVTPENFLAHRSFPLAFDTNPDLFYYASNVGRDTYAIFQLNLKDGSTREITASPDGLDLADPAQPMSEWNMVFDRKTGALLGVRAASPHASTIWTDSDFSAIQEAVRRKFPGRAVELVDGDDARARFLVLVSSLNDPGRYFVYFKATGECLECVRRAPWLKREEANTTRAFRFTSKAGNEVSGRLTLPRATLLNVAPLVVWCGLGPGALDSDEFSRQAQVFADLGCMVLEVDYRGSGGRGVAHRQAITAAFDRIPLEDILAAMDWLPSVRTYDARRVAIGGSGFGGFLALRALALHQGKFRCAVAVNAPTRLDQLAEEPAGERMEDMRRFSDQTQSYMKALSNWKPGQGRMPTMPMMEPRPINFGLELNRWLYSHGATSVKDMSVIADARLINRPILLLHDPDSPSVSFEYPKALKRALGRQGVDCVLKEISGGFAAGNPASLGTAFDAIGEFIADQFYKFDVEVGEAREQK